From the genome of Calliopsis andreniformis isolate RMS-2024a unplaced genomic scaffold, iyCalAndr_principal scaffold0022, whole genome shotgun sequence:
GTTCCTTTGCGGTTCGTATCGTTCACCCGAGTTCATTCTGGTACGACCATTGTAACCACCGAGCGCGTAGATCTTGCCTCCTAATTACAGAGGAATTTCACGCTTCAAGTCGCCCCTCTAAACCTATTCTAATTCAATTCGATATCTGGCGAACCATGGGAGAAAATAGTGCAGTTACGTGTGGTATCTCGAGTCAGTATTTACTTATTGTCTCAgggaaaatgacaaattttggaatacatatttgaatttcacatttttttaatattcgaatatccaaaattgcaaatattcaaatttttctagTAGTCTAATATTGAGATTCTTTAATATTCTTATATAAATCTAAAAGTGGTTTATGCAATTCAATAAAGGCATAGATTTCTAGCTCAGAGAAAAGTCAAAGCTATAGGAGGAACATTTCCTTGTTTGGACCTGCTTTTTTAGAATAATTTGTGTAAGATCAGTTCTACCAACTTATTAAAATTAGATTTGTACAGTACTGGTATGTTTATACACGtacacagggtgatcagtttaactagaaACCTTCTAACGAGTGTTGGGCGTAGCACTCTACAACGCTGTAAGGATTCCCAGTTAAACAGACCACCTTGTATATAACAAGCATACTGATTCAATAAACCCTGTCAATTTAATCTGACAGCTTTTGACTCAATCGCCTTTTTTCTATTTATTGAAGCAAGGCTGAACTTCCTAACAAACCGCCATATTGATCTTGCACAAATTGTCCTCAGAAAAAATTACATATATTCCCTCTATATCTTTCTTCCTTCTAAAATTTCTAAATACAAGTATTTACATGAGCAAAAGCCTATCTATAAATATAGAAACGAAATATTTCACAGTCCAGCCTAGGCTAAAGCCTCACCGTGTGTGCAGACGCTGACGTAACACCTTGCGTGATACATGCACGCCCTTTCCCGCCACTCTTTCGTGACAGGGTCGAAGCATCTGACAGTGTTGAAGTGTTGGTTACCATCGAACCCGCCGATCATGTAGATGAGATTGTTCAGGGCGCAAAGTCCGTGGTAAGCTCTCGGCGTTGCGTCGGTGCTCACTGATAGAAACCATCTGTCAGCTCTGGAGTTCAAATCTCGGTGAATCTCCGGCTTTCGACACATCAAATCgatgtaaggtaaatgtcccagtggcTGATCATGCCCCAGTACCTGAATACCAACTAATTCTGTTTGATTTCAAGCTTCAGTTCTAATGCATCCCATAGAAAATCAAAAATATACTAGATATTAATCAAATAAGTGTATTCTGCTACTAGGATGAAATTCAAATGTCAGAATATGGAATTTTGGGTTGTCACTTGCTGGGGCATGTGACACCTTAAGCGTCCAGGTACTGGGACATCTACTTTACTGTAGAACCTCGATGGTTGTATAGATAGTTCCACCCTTAGTGGAACTAAGCAATTCAAATCTACTACTATCTACTAATCAATTCAAAGTTCTTTCTAGTTCATTTTGGAGTCGTTTCAGTCATCGAGCTTCCACTGTACCACACTCGTAATCGACAAAAGCAACAATAATATACTGTCTCGAAGTGGCAAACTGCGATGGGAACTTTCGAGCACCTCGTGTCGTAAGTCTCTACGAAGTTCGTAGGTGAGCCAGCGCTCCATCCACCGATCGCGAACAGAATGTCATAGGGAATTCGTGGCCTCACTAGGGGATTCTTCAGATCACTCTCGCCACCGCCTTGCTTGGCGTCCTGCTCGCTTAGGTACGCGTTCGACTGAGCAAGGACTTGCTGGCACAGCTTGAAAGATTTAGGGAAGGAAGTTTtactgaggaacgagaatctccTATGATTTATTGGTAAAATCGCCTTTGCAAAGGAATTGGAAGTTGCGCGTGGAATTAATGGGCGGAGAGCAAAGTTGAGGGTTACGGCGAGGACGATGGGAAAGAGAGATGGAGGTCAGATAATTATGAAAGTTAAATTGAGACTGAAAAATATGGGGCTATGGTAAAAGTTATGGAAGTTTGcaactttgaatatttggaatttaGGGACTTGGGAATTTGGAATTTAGAAGTTTTGGAACTTGAATGTTTAAAGCTGGGTCTGCACTACATGTTACATCACAAagttaattttcaaattcaggAATTTGAAAATGTAGATAGCTGAGAATTTTAGAGTTTTCAAATCTGAGAATCTAAGactctgagaattcagaattttagATATTTGAGAAACCCCTGAGGAAGAGCGTAGAAAAATAGAAACAAGGTCGACTCCTCGATTCGTAAAGCCTAGAAGCAGTTCTCTCTATTTGATTTTCGTCTCATCGACCACAGCGAGTACTCACTTCATCCTCCTCGATGATCTTCCACGTGAGGACATTGTTCGTGAAGAACGTGTAGCTCATCAACCCGTATCGTACGCATTTCAAGAGCCTCGGTAAATAGGGCTTTCTTTCTTCGACGTTCTGCTCGACCCAGGTTTTAACGGCCTCGAAAACTATTTCCTCGTTTTTAACGTTCAGCTCGTCGTCACGTAGGATCGTCTCGAGTTCAGCGCCTGTGAGCTCTTTGAATTCTAGGCTCTCTTGGAGTATCCGCTTAAAGTGATGACGAATGTATTTCCTGCCTTTCTTTTCCAGGTCGCGGCAGAAATAGTGACGGGCGAATTTGAAGATACCTAACGTAGTAATAATTCACCTACTTCTTACCATATACTCATATTAAtatagaacattgagaattaaattaaattcaggGAGAGAAATAGTGGATACTTTAATCAAATTATTTCACCGAAATGAGAAGCCtcagaaatatttatttattcgtcAGAAAGTGACATGACTAAACAAAAAGTTGACTTAAATCTACATTCACTGAATAGTATCAAAAAGATTTTTAAATGCCAAAAAAACTATTTGTCTTTGTATTAGGGACAAGTTGCCACATTACCTAAGCAATTCTCGGGTCTCAGCTCCTGCAACAAGAACTGACAGCAAAGCTGAACAACGCCGAGGACCTCGAACTGATCGGCCAGAGGTAAAAGTTGCTCCACATTGCTAGCGTTGACGTTGCAAGTGCCAGTGTAAGCGTAGTCGAGGATCAAGCTGAAAATTTCACCGGGTACAGAGTCGATCGCCACCTCTGTCGTTTCGGTTTTCCCGCATTTCAGGCTGTTGGTGAAGAGAGCCTTGAAGTACGGGCTAACTGCGGATAAGATGGCACGATGGACGGGGAAAACTTGACTCCTGGCGCAGATTATTGCGCCATCGCAGAGCTGCTGGTTTGCTCTGAAAGATATATTCTACATTCGTTTATTGAGGTTTTGAAGAACTGCAgagttgtagtattgaagaaatgaagaaaagaagaaatattgaagaaatgaagaaaagaagaaatattgaagaaatgaagaaatattgaagaaaagaagaaaagaagaaatattgaagaaatgagggaaagaagaaaagaagaaaagaagaaaagaagaaaagaagaaaagaagaaaagaagaaaagaagaaaagaagaaaagaagaaaagaagaaaagaagaaaagaagaaaagaagaaaagaagaaatattgaagaaatgaaggaaagaagaaaagaagaaaagaagaaaagaagaaatattgaagaaataaaggaaagaagaaaagaagaaaagaagaaaagaagaaatattgaagaaataaaaaatatcgcagatgtgaagaaatgaagaaatactGCAgcacgaagaaatgaagaattctTCACTTAAAGGAATCAAacatgaaaattgaagaatttttCAAGCCAGATGCAActacaattactctttttactacacgacactcaatggtTCATCATTCAAGTCAGGGTCACGTCTCAAATTAAAACATCCTATGCCAAAGTAAGAGGTCCCTTCTCTCTATTATACCGCAGTGAGAGGGTTACAGACCTAAGCTCGGACCAGACCACGGGGAATTCAACGAGGGCGTAATTGGACGGTAGACACATGCATTTCCTGACTTTGGTCGGCTGCTTCCTGGTGCACTGCTTCAGCTTCGTGGCGGAAACGACGGTCCATGACATTCGGCTGCGGGACAGCTTTCTAAACGTCATCCTGCCGCGGCTGTCCATCGCTTCGTGGCCGACCAACGCGATCCTTGAGCCGCTGGCCACCACCTTCCGCGATATCTTCCGCTTCTTCCGCCGCTCTGGCCGATCGTGCGCTCTCGTAATCACCTTCGTTATCGATGCCAGCCCCGGTACACCGGAGATTCGCGGCCATGACAGAGGAACGCCGTCGATTTCAACTGACGATTTCGTTCAGGCACGATCGAGATCGAGACTGGCCAGCGATTCTGAGCTCACTTCCGCTGGGAGGAAAGATCTCCCTTGACCTCCTGCTACTTCATGGGTCAGTGGAAGATATACAGGGTGCATGAAAATTACGAGCACAGTGTCAGCTCTTGACTTAGTTAAGGCTCAAGAATGTCTGTAAAGTAGAATAAGAGTGTCATAGAACTGACACGGTATCTGAAGGAATATTTCGTGTTCTATGGACTTTGAGCTACTATTTTTAGTAGCAACTGAGTAAATATGGTATCTAACATCGTTTATTCTTTTTCCAGTGCCAGAATTCTGAAAAATTGCAGAACTTTCTTAGCATGAACTTCTAAAATGTTATATAATATGTAATGTAGACTCAGGTTAAGAAAGTCCTGTAATTTTTCAGAATTCTCGTACAGGGGAACtgatatacaatttaaaatactATATTTACTCAGTTGATATAGAAAATAGTAGCTCAAAGTCCGTAGAATTAAATATATTCCTTCAGATACTGTGTCTGCTCCGTGACACCCTTATTCTACTTCAGAGACTTCTAGCGAACGTCTCCATTTAAAATTCTACTCAAGACCATGAATTCTATCCTTGCTACGTCTTCTGCTGCTTTCTGAAGAAGCTACTTCTTTTAGACAGCATGTCTGTTTCATAACATACTTATTCTACTTCACAGAACATTGAATAAACCTACGAATTCTATCCTCGCCATTTCCttacatataaatacaatttcTTCTCAGACATTTTCATACAGAAATTCGGAACCTAAACCATACCCAAACCCACTTCAATCTCCCAACCCCCTCTTCCCCAACCCATCTACTCCCCAAATGCAGAAATAACTCACAAGAAAACTTTCCCAGACATAAAATAGATATCCGAAAAATGTCCAAATTACGTGTCTAGGACattcagacaaaaaatagacCTCTTTAAAATACCCACATCAGtatttaagacgtcttatggatGTAAATGTAGAAAATCTTTAAAACgaccactgttgtatattttcaaGACAACCAAATTCTGTCGCGAAACGTTCAGGCGTAAAATGTACCCAAATCAGACATCCAAGTAGAAGCTGCAGTACTACAACTTTCAATCGTCGTCTTTCTTAAACTAATTGCCCGTCAGGGAAACTTCCCTTGTCAGACTCCTCTCTTATCTCCTCCCTCCGTCGATTCACCCCTGCCAACGCCTGCATCCCCCCGCGGCGCGTCCCCGTAAACAGCGAAACGAGCCGAAAAAGAACAGCCTGTAAATCAGCGATCTCTGGGGAGGATGGTGGGGGGGGTCGCGATTGGGCGGGGTCGAAGCAGGATGGCAGGTCCGATCGAAAGCGTTGGGATCGGGGCCGCGGTGGCCGAAAGCCACGGGCGAAGGTTAAGGGCTGCCTAGGGCGAGGGCGCGCACGCTACGCGCCAGCAGCTCGCGCTCGCGCCCACGCACGCACCTCAGCTCGCGGCGCAGGAGTCACGTGGCACGCGGCCGCGCGCGCCAATCAATATCGGCGCTGTCGGAGGGGTGTGTGGCGTTCGACTGGGGGCGAGCGCGAGCGTGCAGCCAGAGGCCAGTGCGTCCGCGGCCGCCAACCACACCTTGTCGGCAGAGGACATCCGCGGCGACACACACCCCAGCACGAACGCCACCCCCGTGTGGCCACACCGCGCGCCACCCATTGGAACTGTGCGCTCCCGACGCTCGACGACGCCCGCTGTCGCTCCGGCGGCCTGCCTGTTGCGGCACCGTCTGATTCATCGGCCCACCACCGATCGAAGGGGCGAGCAGAGGAGCCAGGGGGAAGAGAGGGCTAGAGGAATAGAGGGCTAGAGAGAAACGAGAGGATTTTCATTGACGGTTAGTGCTCGAGAAGAGAGTTCTTCAAGAGAGTCTGCGTGCTGCGAGGCTGGCTCTGTTGAGAGTGTTTGAGGGTGTTTGAGAGTGTTTGAGTTTGTTTGAATGTGTTTGAGGGTGTTTATTAGAAGGCGGCTGAATCAGTGGAGGATGAAGTAGTATTTTTGGTTGATGGGGGTTTCGAAGGGGGTGCGGGTTCGAATTTGAGGAGCTTTGGGGGCTGCGGGAGTTGATGGGGTATCGCTGCTTGGGGGAGTGATTGGTGGATCCTTGGGTCTATGGTGGTCCTTGGAAAGGGGAAAGTGTTGTCATTGATTGGGAGTGAATTGCTGGTGGTTTGCTGATTTTGGACTGGGATTTTGAGGAAATACTGTATTAAATGAGAGAGATTATTGTGTATTATATTGTGGGAGACAGAGAAAGGGTGAAAAAGGGTGCTTTGGGAATACATGGTGGGCAAGGGCTAGGATGGTTTTTTGTTCTTACAGAggtattaaattttattattttaaagcGGTAGTGGATGAAAAAGTTTGTTGGATATTGTACTGTGAGGAATGGAGAAAGGATGACAAAGGGTGCTTTGGGGGAATTCATGGTGGACGAAGGCTATGGTGTTCCTTGGTTTTTATAGGGGTTCGTTGGTGACTCAGAACCCTCCTAAACTGCGGAATATTGATATCTTTAGAACACTATAGAAAAGTGGGGAATTGTAACCTGATTCTACTGATCAAAGTACAAAACTTTCATTCATTGAGCAAAGCATTGTGTGTATAGTGTGTATAGTGTGATACACATGAATGAAAACGACGACGTGCTGTGTGggaatatt
Proteins encoded in this window:
- the LOC143186667 gene encoding uncharacterized protein LOC143186667 gives rise to the protein MHPVYLPLTHEVAGGQGRSFLPAEVSSESLAIEIDGVPLSWPRISGVPGLASITKVITRAHDRPERRKKRKISRKVVASGSRIALVGHEAMDSRGRMTFRKLSRSRMSWTVVSATKLKQCTRKQPTKVRKCMCLPSNYALVEFPVVWSELRANQQLCDGAIICARSQVFPVHRAILSAVSPYFKALFTNSLKCGKTETTEVAIDSVPGEIFSLILDYAYTGTCNVNASNVEQLLPLADQFEVLGVVQLCCQFLLQELRPENCLGIFKFARHYFCRDLEKKGRKYIRHHFKRILQESLEFKELTGAELETILRDDELNVKNEEIVFEAVKTWVEQNVEERKPYLPRLLKCVRYGLMSYTFFTNNVLTWKIIEEDELCQQVLAQSNAYLSEQDAKQGGGESDLKNPLVRPRIPYDILFAIGGWSAGSPTNFVETYDTRADRWFLSVSTDATPRAYHGLCALNNLIYMIGGFDGNQHFNTVRCFDPVTKEWRERACMYHARCYVSVCTHGGKIYALGGYNGRTRMNSGERYEPQRNQWEMIPSMHRQRSDASAAALQDKIYIVGGFNGGEVLNSAEVFDVETNQWSYIHPMINPRSGVSLVAFRDSLYALGGFDGFARLSSGERYNPNHSEKWHAVPEMFSPRSNFATVILDDMIFVVGGFNGSTTIAYVECYDADSNEWYDASPMNLNRSALSACVITGLANAREYSYQSKARDLGQGQASSENQEKTNQGGEGAIESNSAISVDDVESVNFEDHVQGEVSPMNEMAESVGNFLG